A part of Pararoseomonas sp. SCSIO 73927 genomic DNA contains:
- a CDS encoding YbaK/EbsC family protein has product MSAGEGKDGGSVARVRAALRAAGHPDAVREFPEGTRSAADAARAVGCEVGGIAKSVIFRGTAPDGTARPVLVVASGAHSVDPEKVAALTGLSIGRAEGRWVREATGFAIGGVAPVGHLTPPVVLVDEALFAQAEVWAAAGSPRSVFPSTAAELLRMSGGTRAAVSADGPGPMPPESPGEVPHPSAGTQPLPG; this is encoded by the coding sequence ATGTCGGCAGGGGAAGGCAAAGACGGCGGCTCCGTCGCGCGCGTGCGGGCAGCCCTGCGCGCGGCAGGCCACCCGGACGCCGTGCGGGAATTCCCGGAAGGCACCCGCAGCGCCGCCGACGCCGCCCGCGCCGTGGGCTGCGAGGTCGGCGGGATCGCGAAATCCGTCATCTTCCGGGGCACCGCCCCGGACGGCACGGCGCGCCCCGTGCTGGTGGTGGCCAGCGGCGCCCACAGCGTGGATCCGGAGAAGGTGGCGGCCCTGACCGGCCTCTCCATCGGCCGGGCGGAGGGCCGCTGGGTGCGGGAGGCGACGGGTTTCGCCATCGGCGGCGTGGCACCGGTCGGCCACCTCACCCCGCCCGTGGTCCTGGTGGACGAGGCCCTCTTCGCGCAGGCCGAGGTCTGGGCCGCCGCCGGCAGCCCCCGCAGCGTCTTCCCCAGCACCGCGGCGGAGCTGCTGCGCATGAGCGGCGGCACCCGCGCCGCGGTGTCGGCGGACGGCCCTGGCCCGATGCCGCCGGAGTCCCCTGGCGAAGTCCCCCACCCGAGCGCCGGCACCCAACCCCTGCCCGGGTAG
- a CDS encoding MFS transporter: MAVIDGTIGTAALPTIGRALNVAPADIIWATNAYQLAVTVSLLPLAALGEIVGYRRIYISGLVLFTLASLACATAEGFEWLVAARAAQGFGAAGLMSVNSALIRFIQPRAHLARGLGFNAMVVSTAAAAGPTVAGLILGVAEWPWIFAVNVPLGLLAIALGLRALPHTPRGGHRFDWISALLSAATFGLLILGLDSLAHGGAGLTSLSTVAAGLIAGTWLVRRQTGRPRPLLPLDLLGIPVFALSVGTSICSFMAQALAFSGLPFLLQNGHGFTVFQAGLLTTPWFLATALAAPLSGRLMDRFPAGLLGGVGLVLMASGLGLLALLPAQPHAADIVWRMALTGFGFGLFQTPNNRTMVGAAPPERAGGASGLLATARLLGQTTGAALVGLILGWMPGMPVAGPTTALTLACGMAFLGAVISVLRLRARG, translated from the coding sequence ATGGCCGTCATCGACGGCACCATCGGCACCGCCGCCCTGCCCACCATCGGCCGCGCCCTGAACGTCGCCCCCGCCGACATCATCTGGGCCACCAACGCCTACCAGCTCGCCGTCACCGTCTCCCTCCTGCCCCTGGCCGCGCTGGGGGAGATCGTGGGCTACCGCCGGATCTACATCTCCGGCCTCGTCCTCTTCACCCTCGCCTCCCTCGCCTGCGCCACCGCCGAGGGCTTCGAGTGGCTCGTCGCCGCCCGCGCCGCCCAGGGCTTCGGCGCGGCGGGGCTGATGAGCGTGAACTCCGCCCTCATCCGCTTCATCCAGCCCCGCGCCCACCTCGCCCGCGGGCTCGGCTTCAACGCCATGGTCGTCTCCACCGCCGCCGCCGCCGGGCCCACCGTGGCGGGCCTCATCCTCGGCGTGGCGGAATGGCCCTGGATCTTCGCGGTGAACGTGCCGCTCGGCCTCCTCGCCATCGCGCTCGGCCTGCGTGCCCTGCCCCACACCCCCCGCGGCGGCCACCGCTTCGACTGGATCAGCGCCCTCCTCTCCGCCGCCACCTTCGGCCTGCTCATCCTCGGCCTGGACTCCCTCGCCCATGGCGGGGCCGGCCTCACCTCCCTGTCCACCGTCGCCGCGGGCCTCATCGCCGGCACCTGGCTCGTGCGCCGCCAAACCGGGCGCCCGCGCCCGCTCCTGCCGCTGGACCTGCTGGGCATCCCCGTCTTCGCCCTCTCGGTCGGCACCTCCATTTGCAGCTTCATGGCCCAGGCCCTCGCCTTCTCCGGCCTGCCCTTCCTGCTGCAGAACGGCCACGGCTTCACCGTCTTCCAGGCCGGCCTGCTCACCACGCCCTGGTTCCTCGCCACCGCCCTCGCCGCACCCCTCTCCGGCCGGCTGATGGACCGCTTCCCGGCCGGGCTCCTCGGCGGGGTCGGGCTGGTCCTCATGGCCTCCGGCCTCGGCCTGCTCGCCCTCCTGCCCGCCCAGCCGCACGCGGCCGACATCGTCTGGCGCATGGCCCTCACCGGCTTCGGCTTCGGCCTGTTCCAAACCCCGAACAACCGCACCATGGTCGGCGCCGCGCCGCCGGAACGCGCAGGCGGCGCCAGCGGCCTCCTGGCCACCGCCCGCCTGCTCGGCCAGACCACGGGCGCCGCCCTCGTCGGCCTCATCCTGGGCTGGATGCCCGGCATGCCCGTCGCCGGGCCGACAACAGCCCTCACCCTCGCCTGCGGGATGGCCTTCCTGGGGGCGGTGATCAGCGTGCTGCGGCTGCGGGCCCGCGGTTAG
- the proC gene encoding pyrroline-5-carboxylate reductase, giving the protein MSAALLPPVLLVGCGKMGGALLSGWLARGLSRAVVVEPHHDSTQPYAGRPEVILAPDAEGIPTGFVPDAVVLATKPQQAEAVLPGLRPFARGGALFVSIMAGKTLSGLDALLEGAAVVRAMPNTPAAIGQGFTVACAGRRCSEAQKTLADRLLTATGEVAWVEAESLIDPVTAISGGGPAYVFLLAELLEKAGVEQGIPPDLARRMARATVAGSGALLARSKEDAAVLRQNVTSPKGTTEQALGVLMAEHAWPKLIPEAIEAATRRSRELAG; this is encoded by the coding sequence ATGTCCGCAGCACTTCTCCCGCCCGTCCTCCTGGTCGGCTGCGGCAAGATGGGGGGCGCGCTGCTCTCCGGCTGGCTCGCCCGCGGCCTCTCCCGCGCGGTGGTGGTGGAGCCGCACCACGATTCCACCCAGCCCTATGCCGGCCGCCCGGAGGTCATCCTGGCCCCGGACGCGGAGGGCATCCCCACCGGCTTCGTGCCGGATGCCGTGGTTCTGGCCACCAAGCCCCAGCAGGCTGAGGCGGTCCTGCCGGGCCTGCGCCCCTTCGCGCGCGGCGGCGCCCTGTTCGTCTCCATCATGGCGGGCAAGACCCTCTCCGGCCTCGACGCGCTGCTGGAGGGGGCGGCGGTTGTGCGCGCCATGCCCAACACCCCCGCCGCCATCGGCCAGGGCTTCACCGTGGCCTGCGCCGGCCGCCGCTGCTCGGAGGCCCAGAAGACCCTCGCCGACCGCCTGCTGACGGCCACGGGCGAGGTGGCCTGGGTGGAGGCGGAAAGCCTCATCGACCCCGTGACCGCCATCTCCGGCGGCGGCCCCGCCTACGTCTTCCTGCTGGCGGAACTGCTGGAGAAGGCGGGGGTGGAGCAGGGCATCCCCCCCGACCTCGCCCGCCGCATGGCCCGCGCCACCGTCGCCGGCTCCGGCGCGCTACTCGCCCGCAGCAAGGAGGACGCGGCGGTGCTGCGGCAGAACGTCACCTCCCCCAAAGGCACGACGGAACAGGCCCTGGGCGTGCTGATGGCGGAGCATGCCTGGCCCAAGCTGATCCCCGAGGCGATCGAGGCGGCCACGCGGCGGTCCCGCGAGCTGGCGGGCTGA